One genomic region from Spirulina subsalsa PCC 9445 encodes:
- a CDS encoding tetratricopeptide repeat protein has translation MKKANGFQVALMISTGILLTGIVPLVASPVQAQHSPQSQQLRDLLRQGRDLAESGNYQQALEVYRQAVFIDRSNAKIYSGIGYLYAALGQYAEAAQAYQYALQLEPNNATFQAAYAHCLAQLQDHRNAAAAYQRALQLDPRNVDYYLGLGVVLMRQGAHRQAQEVLERGAAINPKDGEVYGLIATTLLEQNQMARAVETLQRATQRFPRNGKLWLQLGIFLLGNNQPEAALSALERAASYEPRNGQIQLQIGGILQRQGRRQEAQTYFFRAASLQENTFEGQLALGDALMSYEAFTPAIIAYRRATELASNNPVAYYRLGMALRGQGRNREAIENWRIAQSLFERAGNREGVREMQALINGDRDVSPNFRPFN, from the coding sequence ATGAAAAAAGCGAATGGGTTTCAGGTTGCGCTCATGATTTCCACCGGAATACTGCTCACCGGGATAGTCCCCTTAGTTGCCAGTCCCGTACAAGCGCAGCATTCCCCCCAAAGTCAACAACTGCGGGATTTACTCCGTCAAGGGCGAGACTTAGCCGAGTCCGGCAACTATCAACAAGCCCTAGAAGTCTATCGTCAAGCCGTCTTTATTGACCGCAGCAACGCTAAAATTTACTCCGGGATTGGCTACCTTTACGCCGCCCTAGGGCAATATGCCGAAGCCGCCCAAGCCTACCAATACGCCCTACAATTAGAACCCAATAATGCGACCTTTCAAGCGGCCTATGCCCACTGTTTGGCGCAGCTACAAGACCACCGCAACGCTGCCGCCGCTTATCAACGCGCCCTACAATTAGACCCCCGCAACGTGGACTATTATCTAGGCTTAGGCGTGGTCTTGATGCGTCAGGGAGCCCATCGGCAAGCCCAAGAGGTGTTAGAACGGGGGGCCGCCATTAACCCCAAAGATGGGGAAGTCTACGGCTTAATTGCCACCACCCTGTTAGAACAGAATCAAATGGCGCGGGCGGTGGAAACTCTACAACGCGCTACCCAACGTTTTCCCCGCAATGGCAAGTTATGGCTCCAGTTGGGGATTTTTTTATTGGGGAATAATCAACCGGAGGCGGCGCTGTCGGCTTTGGAAAGAGCAGCATCCTATGAACCAAGAAATGGTCAAATTCAATTGCAAATCGGCGGAATTTTGCAACGGCAAGGCCGGAGACAAGAGGCCCAAACCTACTTTTTCCGGGCGGCTTCTTTACAGGAAAATACCTTTGAGGGACAACTTGCCCTAGGGGATGCTTTGATGTCCTATGAAGCGTTTACCCCGGCGATTATTGCCTATCGGCGGGCGACGGAGTTGGCCTCTAATAATCCTGTGGCTTATTATCGCTTGGGGATGGCACTGCGGGGGCAAGGGCGCAATCGAGAGGCGATTGAGAATTGGCGTATTGCTCAAAGTTTGTTTGAGCGGGCAGGTAATCGTGAAGGGGTGCGAGAAATGCAGGCTTTAATCAATGGAGATCGAGATGTTTCACCGAACTTTAGACCGTTTAATTAA
- a CDS encoding sugar transferase, with protein MTAESQLVSVKLLRGRISQKNRPQTAQSRAGVRWLDVLDGKFTKRLFDIVFSLTVLIVCSPLYLVLALLIALSSPGPIFYVQKRVGKNYKPFGCIKFRTMVNNADALLDEMILNSPQLRSEFEMDFKIRNDPRVTRIGRFLRLTSLDEFPQFLNVLMGDMSVVGPRPLVPGELKRYGRNIDRVLTIRPGITGLWQVSGRNDIPYHRRVQIDVYYANSRTWWMDLYVIVKTMGVILFPRNNGAY; from the coding sequence ATGACTGCGGAAAGCCAACTTGTCTCCGTCAAGCTATTGAGAGGGCGGATTTCTCAGAAAAATCGCCCCCAAACTGCTCAAAGCCGAGCAGGAGTGCGATGGCTTGATGTTCTAGACGGAAAATTCACGAAACGGCTCTTTGATATTGTCTTTTCGTTGACGGTTCTGATTGTGTGTTCCCCTCTGTATCTAGTTTTGGCGTTGCTGATTGCGCTGAGTTCCCCCGGGCCGATCTTTTATGTACAGAAGCGGGTCGGCAAGAACTATAAGCCCTTTGGCTGTATTAAGTTCCGGACGATGGTCAACAATGCCGATGCCCTGTTAGATGAGATGATCTTGAATTCCCCTCAGCTACGCAGCGAGTTTGAGATGGATTTCAAAATTAGAAACGACCCCCGAGTAACTAGGATAGGTCGTTTTCTCCGTTTAACGAGCTTAGATGAATTTCCCCAATTCTTGAATGTCTTGATGGGGGATATGAGTGTGGTGGGGCCTCGTCCTTTAGTGCCGGGTGAACTAAAGCGCTACGGTCGCAATATTGACCGCGTGTTAACGATTCGTCCGGGGATTACGGGTTTATGGCAGGTGTCTGGACGGAATGATATTCCCTATCATCGTCGTGTTCAGATTGATGTGTATTACGCGAATTCCCGCACGTGGTGGATGGATTTGTATGTGATTGTTAAGACGATGGGGGTGATTTTGTTCCCCCGCAATAATGGAGCCTATTAA
- a CDS encoding glycosyltransferase has protein sequence MKIALVHEWLTPKATGGSELVVQEILQHLEADLYALIDFESVNPQSYLFGRTIGTTFLQHLPLARRGVQKYLPLLPLAIEQLDLRDYDLILSSSHAVAKGVLTRPHQPHICYCHSPMRYAWDLTFDYLKNSRLGRGLPGLYTRYLLHHLRQWDVISANRVDYFIANSQYTAQRIWRCYRRTAEVIYPPVHIERFPFEPTKDNFYLTVSRLVSYKQVSLIVKAFNELKQPLVVIGSGPELKTIRQLAQSHVEILGPQPNEVVEQYMAKAKAFVYAAHEDFGIAPVEAQACGTPVIAYGAGGALETVRDAQKSREGGTGLFFSGQNVESLVKTVETFEKIRGIIDPEACRLQANQFAPTIFKQRYLSFLERCCQEWNLGPVHPHF, from the coding sequence ATGAAAATCGCGCTTGTGCATGAATGGTTAACCCCCAAAGCCACCGGAGGTTCTGAACTGGTCGTGCAGGAAATTCTCCAACATCTTGAGGCAGACCTCTATGCACTGATTGATTTTGAATCGGTCAATCCCCAGAGTTACTTATTCGGTCGCACCATCGGCACCACCTTTTTACAACACCTACCCCTCGCCCGCCGGGGCGTACAAAAATATTTACCCCTACTCCCCCTCGCCATTGAACAACTCGACTTGCGAGATTATGACCTCATCCTATCCTCCTCCCACGCCGTCGCCAAAGGAGTCCTCACCCGCCCCCATCAGCCCCATATTTGTTACTGTCACAGTCCCATGCGGTACGCCTGGGATCTCACCTTTGATTACCTCAAAAACAGTCGCCTCGGACGGGGCCTTCCCGGTCTTTACACCCGCTACCTCCTCCACCATCTACGTCAGTGGGACGTGATTTCCGCCAATCGGGTAGATTACTTTATCGCTAATTCCCAATATACCGCCCAACGAATTTGGCGTTGTTATCGTCGTACCGCCGAAGTGATTTATCCCCCCGTTCATATAGAGCGCTTCCCCTTCGAGCCAACTAAAGATAATTTTTATCTAACAGTTTCCCGTCTGGTCAGTTATAAACAAGTATCTTTAATTGTCAAAGCATTTAACGAACTCAAACAGCCCCTAGTCGTCATAGGGAGTGGACCCGAGTTGAAAACCATCCGTCAACTAGCCCAGAGTCATGTTGAAATCCTTGGTCCTCAACCCAATGAGGTAGTAGAGCAGTATATGGCAAAAGCTAAAGCCTTTGTCTATGCTGCCCATGAAGATTTTGGCATTGCGCCAGTAGAAGCCCAGGCCTGTGGCACCCCAGTCATTGCCTACGGTGCAGGGGGGGCCTTAGAGACGGTGAGAGATGCCCAAAAATCCCGAGAAGGAGGAACCGGATTATTTTTCTCTGGTCAAAATGTGGAATCTTTAGTCAAAACAGTAGAGACTTTTGAGAAAATTCGAGGAATAATTGATCCAGAGGCTTGTCGCTTGCAAGCAAACCAGTTTGCACCGACAATCTTTAAGCAACGATATCTCAGCTTCCTAGAACGCTGTTGTCAAGAGTGGAACCTGGGTCCAGTTCACCCCCATTTTTGA
- the gmd gene encoding GDP-mannose 4,6-dehydratase: MTQTKRALITGITGQDGSYLSELLLAKGYQVHGIIRRTSTFNTDRIDHIYVDPHNEQARLFLHYGDLTDGTTLRRILEEVEPHEVYNLGAQSHVRVSFDAPEYTVDTVGMGTLRLLEAVRDYQQRTSNQVRFYQAGSSEMFGKVQEVPQKETTPFYPRSPYSCAKVFAHWQTINYRESYDLFACNGILFNHESPRRGETFVTRKITRALARIVAGQQKKLYLGNLDSKRDWGYAKDYVEAMWLMLQQDEPDDYVIAMNETHSIREFLDIAFNYVNLNWNDFVEFDPRYLRPAEVDLLIGDATKAREKLGWKPSVTFEELVKLMVDSDLGALGLSSPNSSGSGVEDNAYIRQNMGATVD; encoded by the coding sequence ATGACGCAAACCAAGCGAGCGCTGATTACGGGCATTACAGGTCAAGATGGCTCTTACCTAAGTGAGTTATTACTAGCAAAAGGCTATCAGGTTCATGGCATTATTCGCCGCACTTCAACCTTTAACACTGACCGGATTGATCATATTTACGTTGACCCCCACAATGAACAAGCACGGTTGTTTCTGCACTATGGGGATTTAACCGACGGGACAACTCTACGGCGGATTTTAGAAGAAGTTGAACCCCACGAAGTCTATAACTTAGGCGCTCAGTCCCATGTCCGAGTGAGTTTTGATGCCCCAGAATACACCGTGGACACCGTAGGGATGGGGACCCTGCGCCTCCTCGAAGCCGTGCGCGACTATCAACAACGCACCAGTAATCAAGTCCGTTTCTATCAGGCTGGCTCTTCGGAAATGTTCGGGAAAGTGCAGGAAGTCCCCCAAAAGGAAACCACGCCCTTTTACCCCCGTAGCCCCTACTCCTGCGCTAAGGTGTTTGCTCACTGGCAAACGATTAACTACCGGGAGTCCTATGATTTGTTCGCTTGTAATGGCATTTTATTCAATCATGAATCGCCGCGACGGGGTGAAACCTTTGTGACGCGGAAAATCACCCGGGCGCTGGCTCGGATTGTGGCCGGACAACAGAAAAAGCTCTATCTGGGGAATTTAGACTCTAAGCGGGACTGGGGCTATGCGAAAGACTATGTAGAGGCTATGTGGTTAATGCTCCAACAGGATGAGCCAGATGATTATGTGATCGCCATGAATGAAACCCATTCCATCCGGGAGTTTCTGGATATTGCTTTTAATTATGTCAATCTCAACTGGAATGATTTTGTGGAGTTTGACCCCCGTTATTTGCGTCCGGCAGAGGTAGATTTATTGATTGGCGATGCGACAAAAGCCCGGGAAAAACTGGGCTGGAAACCTAGCGTCACCTTTGAAGAGTTGGTAAAACTCATGGTGGATTCTGACCTAGGGGCTTTGGGGTTATCGTCTCCCAACTCAAGCGGGTCTGGGGTGGAAGATAATGCTTATATTCGGCAAAATATGGGCGCGACGGTAGATTAA
- a CDS encoding GDP-L-fucose synthase family protein — protein MLDLSGKQIVVTGGAGFLGRQVVDQLCQAGANPEKIFVPRSHTHNLCTLEACQTVVENQDIIIHLAAHVGGIGLNREKPAELFYDNLMMGTQLIHCAYQAGVEKFVCVGTICAYPKFTPVPFKEENLWDGYPEETNAPYGIAKKALLVQLQAYRQQYGFNGIYLLPVNLYGPEDNFNPNSSHVIPALIRKVHEAQQRGDKTLPVWGDGSPTREFLYSTDAARAIVMATQAYDGDEPVNLGTNSEISIRNLVELICELMEFQGEILWETDKPNGQPRRCLDTQRAKDYFGFSAEMSFREGLKHTIDWYRVSSCASAPPS, from the coding sequence ATGCTAGATTTAAGCGGGAAACAGATTGTCGTCACAGGCGGTGCTGGTTTTTTAGGGCGGCAAGTGGTTGATCAACTGTGTCAGGCCGGCGCGAATCCAGAGAAGATTTTTGTACCGCGATCGCACACCCACAACCTCTGCACCCTCGAAGCCTGTCAGACAGTCGTCGAAAACCAAGACATCATCATTCACCTCGCCGCCCACGTCGGGGGGATTGGCCTCAACCGAGAAAAACCCGCCGAACTCTTCTACGACAACCTCATGATGGGAACCCAACTCATCCACTGTGCCTATCAAGCCGGAGTTGAAAAATTTGTCTGTGTTGGCACCATCTGCGCCTACCCCAAATTTACCCCCGTTCCCTTCAAAGAAGAAAACCTTTGGGATGGCTACCCCGAAGAAACCAACGCCCCCTACGGCATCGCCAAAAAAGCCCTACTGGTTCAACTCCAAGCCTATCGTCAACAATACGGCTTTAACGGCATTTATCTACTACCCGTCAACCTTTACGGCCCCGAAGATAACTTTAACCCCAACAGTTCCCACGTCATCCCCGCCCTGATCCGCAAAGTTCACGAAGCCCAACAACGAGGCGACAAAACCCTCCCCGTTTGGGGAGACGGTAGCCCCACCCGGGAATTCCTCTATTCCACCGATGCCGCCCGCGCTATAGTCATGGCCACCCAAGCCTATGATGGGGACGAACCTGTTAACCTTGGAACAAATAGCGAGATTTCCATTCGTAATCTGGTGGAGTTGATTTGTGAACTGATGGAATTCCAGGGCGAAATCCTCTGGGAAACCGATAAACCCAACGGTCAACCCCGACGCTGTTTAGACACCCAACGGGCGAAAGACTATTTCGGCTTTAGCGCAGAAATGAGTTTCCGAGAAGGTTTAAAACACACCATTGACTGGTACCGGGTTAGTAGTTGCGCTTCAGCGCCCCCAAGTTAG
- the pheT gene encoding phenylalanine--tRNA ligase subunit beta, with protein sequence MLISLNWLRELVPVELPPEQLAEVLTLAGFEVEEIIDRRAFAEGVVVGKVLDCQRHPNADKLSVCTVDLGQASPATIVCGAPNVKAGIFVPVAPPKTYLPAIDLKLKPTKLRGVKSEGMICSLAELGLAKESEGIHIFPEEGMTVGSDVRPYLGLDDVILDLTSTANRADALSMVGVAREVAALTQGEVKLPQASTPKVAGKGGLTVQVAEKQACPVYIGTVIEGVKIGPSPDWLKFRLQSAGIRPINNVVDVTNYVLLEWGQPLHAFDRDRLQTLTKSSELAVGVGFAQGEESLQTLDGQTRPLDPQNLLITVNDRPVALAGVMGGEESEVHDQTTNLLLEAALFDPVAIRRSSRRQGLRTESSARYERGVNPVELDLACGRAIALITKLAGGQVVSQQADDSRPPVQDWTRTLELRLSRLQAVLGQVKKGEALGEIEAAEVEGILSALGCKLKATGEAEPVWQVTIPPYRYRDLEREIDLIEEVARLYGYDRFCDTLPRKTEPGILPPKRKAYNGIRAALRGIGLTEVVHYSLVKPEMAQVVIANPLLSEYSALRYELVNGLLDAFDYNQSQGNGALNAFEIGRIFHKSESGTLGEADEIAGILGGHYFTSGRWTTSGKGSPMTWYEAKGLLESAFSRLGVTVSYQPCSTEALFHPGRTASLWLGEQELGIFGQLHPQVQRDRNFPEAVYVFQLQAEVLLSQMKHDEPTKFKVYSPYPAVERDLAFFAPLDLAVGTLTQTMEEAGKALLEQVELFDEYQGKGVPEGQRSLAFSLAYRAGDRTLTDQEVEPIHQKVRDALVEQFAVTLRS encoded by the coding sequence ATGCTGATTTCTTTGAACTGGTTGCGGGAATTAGTTCCCGTGGAACTCCCGCCTGAACAATTGGCGGAAGTGCTAACGCTGGCAGGTTTTGAGGTAGAGGAGATTATCGATCGTCGCGCCTTCGCAGAGGGTGTTGTTGTCGGTAAGGTTCTAGACTGCCAGCGTCATCCCAATGCGGATAAACTCAGTGTCTGTACGGTAGATTTGGGGCAAGCGTCCCCCGCTACGATTGTCTGCGGCGCACCCAATGTCAAGGCGGGGATTTTTGTCCCCGTAGCCCCGCCTAAAACCTATTTACCCGCCATTGACCTCAAGCTGAAACCCACGAAACTCCGGGGGGTCAAGTCGGAGGGGATGATCTGCTCCTTGGCGGAGTTGGGACTGGCGAAGGAGTCCGAGGGCATTCATATTTTCCCCGAGGAAGGAATGACGGTGGGGAGTGATGTCCGCCCCTATTTGGGTCTGGATGATGTGATTTTAGACTTGACATCAACGGCAAATCGTGCTGATGCCCTGAGTATGGTGGGGGTAGCGCGGGAGGTGGCGGCTCTGACCCAAGGGGAAGTTAAGTTACCCCAAGCCTCTACGCCCAAGGTGGCGGGGAAAGGGGGCTTAACGGTGCAGGTGGCCGAAAAACAAGCTTGTCCGGTTTATATTGGGACGGTGATTGAAGGGGTAAAAATTGGCCCCTCGCCGGATTGGTTAAAGTTCCGCCTCCAGAGTGCTGGGATTCGCCCGATCAATAATGTGGTGGACGTGACGAACTATGTCTTGTTGGAGTGGGGACAGCCTCTCCACGCTTTTGACCGCGATCGCCTGCAAACCCTGACTAAAAGCTCAGAATTAGCCGTAGGCGTGGGTTTTGCCCAAGGGGAGGAGTCCCTACAAACCCTCGACGGACAAACCCGCCCCCTCGACCCCCAAAACCTCTTAATCACCGTGAATGACCGTCCCGTAGCACTGGCTGGGGTCATGGGGGGCGAAGAAAGCGAAGTCCACGACCAAACCACCAACCTCCTCCTAGAAGCGGCCTTATTTGACCCCGTAGCCATTCGCCGTTCCTCCCGTCGCCAAGGCCTCAGAACCGAGTCCTCCGCCCGCTATGAACGGGGAGTGAACCCGGTAGAATTGGATCTCGCCTGTGGGCGAGCGATTGCCCTGATTACCAAGTTGGCTGGGGGTCAGGTGGTGAGCCAACAGGCCGATGATAGCCGCCCCCCGGTTCAGGACTGGACCCGCACCCTTGAACTCCGCTTATCCCGTCTCCAGGCCGTTTTAGGTCAGGTGAAGAAAGGGGAGGCGCTAGGGGAGATTGAAGCGGCGGAAGTGGAAGGCATTCTGAGCGCCTTGGGCTGTAAATTGAAAGCCACCGGGGAAGCAGAACCCGTCTGGCAGGTGACCATTCCCCCCTACCGTTACCGCGACCTAGAACGGGAAATTGACCTAATTGAAGAAGTGGCGCGGTTATACGGTTATGACCGTTTTTGTGATACCTTACCCCGCAAAACAGAACCGGGAATTCTGCCCCCCAAACGCAAGGCCTACAATGGAATTCGGGCGGCCTTGCGGGGCATTGGTTTAACGGAGGTGGTTCACTATTCCCTCGTGAAACCGGAAATGGCTCAGGTGGTAATTGCTAACCCCTTACTGAGTGAATATTCTGCCCTGCGTTATGAGTTAGTCAATGGGTTATTAGATGCCTTTGACTATAACCAGTCCCAAGGGAATGGGGCGTTAAATGCCTTTGAAATTGGGCGAATTTTCCATAAGTCGGAAAGTGGGACATTGGGAGAAGCGGATGAAATCGCCGGGATTTTAGGGGGTCATTACTTCACCTCGGGACGCTGGACTACAAGCGGCAAGGGGTCGCCCATGACCTGGTATGAGGCGAAGGGGTTGTTAGAGAGTGCCTTTAGTCGTTTAGGGGTGACGGTAAGCTATCAACCTTGTAGCACTGAGGCGCTATTTCATCCAGGCCGTACCGCTTCCCTGTGGCTGGGGGAACAGGAGTTAGGGATTTTTGGCCAGTTGCATCCTCAAGTCCAGCGCGATCGCAACTTCCCCGAAGCGGTTTATGTGTTCCAACTCCAGGCCGAGGTTCTACTGTCTCAAATGAAACACGACGAACCGACTAAATTTAAGGTCTATTCCCCCTATCCAGCCGTAGAGCGGGATCTGGCCTTCTTCGCCCCCCTTGATTTAGCCGTGGGAACCCTCACCCAAACCATGGAGGAAGCCGGAAAAGCCCTCCTAGAGCAGGTGGAACTCTTCGACGAGTATCAAGGGAAGGGGGTACCCGAAGGTCAACGGAGTTTAGCCTTTAGTTTGGCCTACCGAGCAGGCGATCGCACATTAACCGACCAAGAAGTAGAACCCATTCACCAAAAAGTACGGGATGCCCTAGTAGAGCAATTCGCCGTCACCTTACGATCTTAA
- a CDS encoding pentapeptide repeat-containing protein, with protein sequence MFHRTLDRLIKPMGGFCPLMVGSSLIFVLGSPEATLAVNESHLKQLLETRSCPRCDLREADLEMAQLAGVDLRGANLQGANLQGANLQGANLEGANLQGAQFVFANLADANLQRTTVGVQDIRLEPFEWPSIGVNLALLQRWGLFLPQESQIPLDSSERLVLKKEKEKEEEEEEEEVVANFDLADLQRADFSQSQLNRVRFNRANLSNSNFSSSLLIEAELERANLTGSRFFVADLRRANLAGATFNGANLTGADLSQSNLETATGRGANFDGVNLTQVNLNDTRFIDANFAGAILGGARLRRGVFRGASFSQGKLGGAVLQGGDFTGADFHGADLGGAYLLEGNFSRSSFAIANLTNADLSGATLTSAYFFGATLTNSNLTGVDLSLGTLSKANLAGVQLLGANLRQANLTQAHLREADLTYTNLTQADLSGANLYQADLRGADLQAADLSGAYLIETDFTDANLTDTIFKGAIRWVSSGGG encoded by the coding sequence ATGTTTCACCGAACTTTAGACCGTTTAATTAAGCCGATGGGGGGCTTTTGTCCTCTAATGGTGGGTAGTAGTCTAATCTTCGTTTTAGGCAGTCCAGAGGCGACGCTGGCGGTCAATGAGAGCCATTTAAAGCAGCTATTGGAAACTCGCAGTTGTCCCCGTTGTGATCTGCGGGAGGCGGATCTGGAAATGGCTCAGTTGGCCGGGGTAGATTTGCGGGGGGCGAATTTACAAGGGGCGAATTTACAGGGGGCGAATTTACAAGGGGCGAATTTGGAGGGGGCGAATTTACAGGGCGCTCAATTTGTCTTTGCGAATTTGGCGGATGCGAATTTACAACGGACGACGGTGGGGGTGCAGGATATCCGCTTAGAACCCTTTGAGTGGCCTAGTATTGGGGTGAATTTGGCTTTACTGCAACGTTGGGGGCTGTTTCTGCCCCAGGAGTCGCAAATTCCTCTAGATTCGTCGGAACGTTTGGTGTTGAAGAAGGAGAAGGAAAAGGAGGAGGAGGAAGAGGAGGAGGAAGTTGTTGCTAATTTCGATTTGGCGGATTTACAGAGGGCTGATTTTTCCCAGTCTCAACTGAATCGGGTGCGTTTTAATCGGGCGAATTTAAGTAATAGTAATTTTTCGTCGTCGCTGTTGATTGAAGCGGAGTTAGAGCGGGCGAATTTAACGGGGAGTCGGTTTTTTGTGGCGGATTTGCGTCGGGCGAATTTGGCGGGGGCGACGTTTAATGGGGCGAATTTGACGGGGGCAGATTTAAGTCAAAGTAATTTGGAGACGGCGACGGGGCGAGGGGCGAATTTTGACGGGGTGAATTTAACTCAGGTGAATTTGAATGATACCCGGTTTATTGATGCTAATTTTGCGGGGGCGATTTTGGGGGGGGCGCGTTTACGACGGGGGGTTTTCCGGGGGGCGAGTTTTTCCCAGGGGAAGTTAGGGGGTGCGGTGTTACAGGGGGGAGATTTCACGGGGGCGGATTTTCATGGGGCGGATTTAGGGGGGGCTTATTTGTTGGAGGGGAATTTTAGTCGGAGTTCTTTTGCGATCGCCAATTTAACTAACGCCGATCTCAGTGGGGCTACCCTCACCTCGGCTTATTTTTTCGGGGCAACCTTGACTAATAGTAATTTAACCGGGGTGGATCTGAGTTTAGGCACCCTCAGCAAAGCCAATCTAGCCGGGGTGCAATTGTTAGGAGCGAATTTACGCCAAGCTAATTTAACACAAGCCCATTTACGAGAAGCCGATTTAACCTATACCAATCTCACCCAAGCGGATTTGAGTGGAGCGAATTTATATCAAGCGGATTTACGCGGTGCTGATTTACAAGCGGCGGATTTGAGTGGGGCTTATTTAATTGAAACGGATTTCACTGACGCGAATTTAACGGATACGATCTTCAAAGGGGCGATTCGTTGGGTATCTTCTGGTGGGGGCTAA
- the accC gene encoding acetyl-CoA carboxylase biotin carboxylase subunit, whose product MQFSKILIANRGEIALRILRTCEELGIATIAVHSTVDEQALHVQLADERVCIGQPPSNKSYLNIPNIIAAALTRNASAIHPGYGFLAENARFAEICDDHKICFIGPSPEAMRAMGDKSTAKKTMQKAGVPTVPGSQGLLADEQEALATAQDIGYPVMLKATAGGGGRGMRLVRDASELVRMFQAAQGEAEAAFGNAGVYLEKFVENPRHIEFQILADSHGNVVHLGERDCSIQRRHQKLLEEAPSPVLSPELRQKMGEAAVKAAQSINYVGAGTVEFLVDRYGSFYFMEMNTRIQVEHPVTEMVTGLDLIAEQIRVAQGEKLRFSQKDILLKGHAIECRINAEDPDHNFRPHPGRISAYLPPGGPGVRMDSHVYTDYEIPPYYDSLIGKLIVWGPTREAAIKRMRRALRECAVTGVPTTIGFHQRILEHPAFLSGEVYTNFIQEHMKL is encoded by the coding sequence ATGCAGTTCTCAAAAATTCTCATTGCTAATCGAGGGGAGATCGCCCTACGCATTCTCCGCACTTGCGAAGAATTAGGCATTGCCACCATCGCCGTTCACTCCACCGTGGATGAGCAAGCCCTTCATGTTCAATTAGCCGATGAGCGGGTGTGTATTGGTCAACCCCCCAGTAACAAAAGTTATCTTAACATCCCCAACATCATCGCCGCCGCTCTCACCCGCAACGCCTCCGCCATCCACCCCGGCTATGGATTCCTCGCCGAAAACGCCCGCTTCGCCGAGATTTGCGACGATCACAAAATTTGTTTCATTGGCCCGAGTCCCGAAGCGATGCGCGCGATGGGAGATAAATCCACCGCCAAGAAAACGATGCAAAAAGCCGGAGTTCCTACAGTCCCCGGCAGTCAAGGCCTGCTCGCCGATGAACAAGAAGCCCTCGCCACCGCCCAAGATATTGGCTACCCTGTAATGCTCAAAGCCACCGCCGGAGGGGGAGGGCGAGGAATGCGCCTCGTACGGGATGCCAGCGAATTAGTGCGAATGTTCCAAGCTGCTCAAGGAGAAGCCGAGGCCGCCTTTGGCAATGCGGGGGTATATTTGGAAAAATTCGTCGAAAATCCTCGCCACATTGAGTTTCAAATCCTCGCCGATAGTCATGGGAATGTCGTCCATTTAGGAGAACGGGATTGTTCAATCCAGCGCCGTCACCAGAAGTTATTAGAAGAGGCTCCTAGTCCGGTATTATCTCCAGAATTACGGCAAAAAATGGGGGAAGCCGCCGTTAAAGCGGCTCAGTCTATTAATTATGTGGGGGCGGGAACGGTAGAATTTCTCGTAGACCGCTACGGGAGTTTTTATTTTATGGAGATGAACACCCGGATTCAAGTGGAACATCCTGTAACGGAAATGGTGACAGGATTGGATTTAATTGCCGAACAAATTCGCGTTGCTCAAGGGGAAAAACTGCGTTTTAGCCAAAAAGATATCCTCTTAAAAGGACACGCTATTGAGTGCCGAATTAACGCCGAAGATCCCGACCATAATTTCCGCCCCCATCCCGGACGGATTAGTGCCTATCTTCCCCCCGGCGGTCCGGGAGTGCGCATGGATTCTCATGTTTATACGGATTATGAGATTCCCCCTTATTATGACTCCTTAATTGGCAAATTAATTGTCTGGGGTCCGACGCGAGAAGCGGCGATTAAGCGCATGAGGCGGGCTTTACGAGAATGTGCCGTAACTGGAGTTCCCACCACTATTGGTTTCCACCAACGGATTTTAGAACACCCGGCTTTTCTCTCTGGGGAAGTCTATACGAATTTTATTCAGGAACACATGAAATTGTAG